In Peptococcaceae bacterium, a single genomic region encodes these proteins:
- a CDS encoding NUDIX hydrolase — protein MLTRVCAGGVVFQEDRVFILKNDKGEWVLPKGVVRSNEMTRDVALRRVKHEGGVEAEVISPAGETNYEFYSYSRKMPVCNIIDWFIMEATTDNVSINKEEGFQDGGFFPIDEAVDKITYSQDKSLIRLAYKKYQDFRKMELAATAG, from the coding sequence ATGTTAACGAGAGTGTGTGCCGGCGGCGTGGTTTTTCAGGAAGACCGGGTGTTTATCCTGAAGAATGATAAAGGAGAGTGGGTCCTGCCCAAAGGCGTTGTCCGGAGCAACGAGATGACCAGGGATGTAGCCCTGCGTCGGGTCAAGCATGAGGGAGGAGTCGAGGCCGAAGTCATTTCACCCGCCGGCGAGACAAACTACGAGTTCTACTCATATTCGCGCAAGATGCCGGTCTGCAATATAATTGATTGGTTTATTATGGAAGCAACCACTGATAACGTTTCCATCAACAAAGAGGAAGGGTTTCAGGACGGGGGCTTTTTTCCTATAGATGAGGCGGTGGATAAAATAACTTACAGCCAGGATAAATCCCTGATTCGTCTTGCTTACAAGAAGTACCAGGACTTTCGGAAGATGGAGCTTGCGGCGACGGCGGGCTAG
- a CDS encoding aminotransferase class IV produces the protein MSYQPYMGRIINGKPLPGTNLSISCWDKGILYGYGLFETMRVHRKTILALEEHLQRLASSCHRLNIVDNLFWLDLKSIVQEYVITTNLEEGALRLSITKGDPSKGVEPLFFLTSRDLSYSPQDYEKGFRAVVSPHKKNETSLLVYHKTLNNLENIMVLEESRRKGANEALFLNTNHLLTEGTMSNLFFVYGRTIFTPSISCGLLNGITRQTVIRLASDMGYRVIEGEYALDNLLTATEAFLTNSLMEIMPLVKIENQYIDRGKPGRVTRELLHYYQKLTRNNCL, from the coding sequence ATGAGTTATCAGCCATACATGGGAAGAATAATAAACGGCAAGCCTCTCCCGGGTACCAACTTGTCCATATCCTGCTGGGACAAGGGCATACTTTACGGGTATGGTTTATTTGAAACAATGCGGGTGCACAGGAAAACAATCCTGGCGTTGGAAGAACACCTCCAGCGTTTGGCGAGCTCCTGCCACCGCTTAAATATCGTTGACAACCTGTTTTGGCTCGATCTGAAGAGCATCGTTCAGGAATACGTAATTACTACAAACCTTGAAGAGGGAGCCCTCCGTCTTTCCATTACCAAAGGCGACCCCTCAAAAGGTGTTGAACCGCTGTTCTTTCTTACTTCGCGTGATTTGAGTTACAGTCCCCAGGATTACGAAAAAGGATTTCGGGCAGTTGTTTCCCCGCACAAAAAAAATGAAACCTCTTTGCTGGTTTACCATAAAACCCTTAACAACCTGGAAAACATTATGGTACTGGAAGAATCTCGCCGGAAGGGTGCAAATGAGGCCCTGTTTCTTAACACCAATCATTTATTGACAGAGGGTACCATGAGCAACCTGTTTTTCGTTTACGGCCGCACCATCTTTACACCCTCCATATCCTGCGGTCTCCTCAATGGAATAACCAGGCAAACCGTTATTCGATTGGCCAGCGACATGGGATACCGGGTAATAGAGGGAGAGTATGCGCTGGACAATTTGTTAACGGCTACCGAAGCCTTTCTGACCAATTCGTTAATGGAGATCATGCCGCTGGTAAAAATCGAAAACCAATACATCGACCGTGGAAAGCCGGGAAGAGTCACCAGAGAACTTCTCCATTATTACCAAAAACTCACCAGAAATAATTGCTTATAG
- the pabB gene encoding aminodeoxychorismate synthase component I encodes MQAVKALIEPIETGLEPFELFKIFKDEPYSFFLDSGIRGVLGKYSFLGSRPFLVFKSKGKQVEIIQENKSRYYEANPFDILEKYYRRFQIKNPSTLPFVGGCVGYFAYDLNRQIETLPSINMDNPSVPDCVLGFYDSVVIIDHLKNRAYIAATGLPETEQGKALQDAEMKISRLKKKIATGPARSPELTPASRKNTWLYSNFTRESYLAAVKRALKHIYAGDIYQVNLSQRFCADFAGNPLEIYGYLREINPAPFACFLNFSDVTVACSSPERFLKLRNGMAETRPIKGTRPRGQTLQEDLRSKEELINSVKDQAELLMIVDLERNDLGRVCIPGSIKVTELFTIEEYATVFHLIGNIQGRLKEGKDIIDLLRAAFPGGSVTGAPKIRAMEIIEELEPHKRNIYTGSIGYMGFNGDADLNIVIRTLIFKDNKVYLQVGGGIVSDSEPEREYEETLDKARALIRALRGRIFPQ; translated from the coding sequence GTGCAGGCAGTCAAGGCATTGATAGAACCAATCGAAACCGGGCTTGAGCCTTTTGAATTGTTCAAAATCTTCAAGGATGAGCCTTACAGTTTTTTCTTGGACAGCGGCATTCGCGGGGTGCTCGGCAAGTATTCTTTTCTCGGCAGCCGGCCGTTTTTAGTTTTTAAAAGCAAGGGAAAACAGGTTGAAATAATTCAAGAAAATAAAAGCCGATACTATGAGGCAAATCCTTTTGACATTTTGGAAAAATACTACAGAAGATTCCAGATAAAAAACCCTTCAACCCTACCGTTTGTGGGCGGCTGCGTTGGATATTTCGCTTATGACCTGAACCGGCAAATTGAAACCCTGCCTTCTATTAATATGGACAACCCGTCTGTCCCCGACTGCGTGCTTGGTTTTTATGATTCAGTGGTAATTATTGACCATTTGAAAAACCGGGCATATATCGCAGCCACAGGCCTGCCGGAGACGGAGCAGGGCAAAGCATTACAAGACGCGGAAATGAAAATATCCAGGCTCAAAAAGAAAATAGCAACCGGCCCTGCGCGCAGTCCTGAGTTGACACCGGCGAGCCGCAAGAATACTTGGCTTTACTCCAACTTTACCAGGGAATCTTACCTGGCAGCCGTCAAGCGCGCCCTGAAGCACATTTATGCCGGGGACATTTACCAGGTGAATCTCTCCCAAAGGTTTTGCGCCGATTTTGCGGGGAACCCTCTTGAAATATATGGATATTTGAGAGAAATCAATCCTGCGCCCTTTGCCTGTTTTCTTAATTTTTCCGATGTAACAGTAGCGTGCAGTTCACCTGAGCGGTTTCTTAAACTGAGGAATGGAATGGCGGAAACCCGCCCGATAAAAGGAACGCGTCCCCGGGGACAGACATTGCAGGAGGACTTGAGAAGCAAGGAAGAACTCATCAACAGCGTAAAAGACCAGGCTGAATTACTAATGATTGTTGACCTGGAAAGAAACGATTTGGGCCGTGTCTGTATACCGGGTAGCATCAAAGTAACGGAACTGTTCACTATCGAGGAATACGCTACGGTTTTTCATCTTATCGGAAACATTCAAGGCAGGCTAAAGGAAGGAAAAGACATCATTGATTTATTGAGGGCAGCTTTTCCGGGAGGCTCTGTTACCGGAGCCCCGAAAATACGGGCCATGGAAATCATTGAAGAATTAGAGCCCCATAAAAGAAATATTTATACAGGTTCTATCGGGTACATGGGCTTCAACGGAGATGCTGACCTCAACATTGTAATCAGAACCTTGATTTTTAAAGACAACAAGGTATACCTCCAGGTGGGGGGAGGGATCGTGTCCGATTCCGAACCCGAACGAGAATATGAAGAAACCCTGGATAAGGCCAGGGCTTTAATCAGGGCATTGAGAGGGAGAATCTTTCCACAATGA
- a CDS encoding sigma 54-interacting transcriptional regulator, with amino-acid sequence METLKLRIRFEDRIGLVMDVSAILFHYGLNIVALQLMNNMMFLEIDKHGPETWSPLKKDLESVPYILSVEQIHYMPYQSRENQIEAIINSMTPAEAPQHAFSEIIGQSPAIRGAINLARQVASTDSAVMLKGESGTGKELFAKAIHQASKRREKVFVPINCAAIPENLLESELFGYMEGAFTGAKKGGRVGLFQFASGGTIFLDEISELSMRLQVKLLRVLQESRIRPVGANEEIAVDCRVIAATNRNIEEMVQKGLFRDDLYYRLNVIPIQIPPLRQRKEDIRLLAENHLAKYRQRSGLEKKLSPEALEKLIDYNWPGNVRELENVLERALHLSGGRSITARDVIFDSTVESVIQSRDWEPEREHLKSAAARAERELILSVLKSQGGSMRRAAKVLGVSHTTVANKVRKYGIVI; translated from the coding sequence ATGGAGACCCTTAAGTTGAGGATCCGTTTCGAGGACCGGATCGGGCTCGTGATGGATGTTTCGGCAATCCTTTTCCACTACGGTCTTAATATTGTCGCACTCCAGCTGATGAACAACATGATGTTTTTGGAAATTGACAAACACGGGCCGGAAACATGGAGTCCGTTAAAAAAGGACCTGGAATCCGTACCGTATATCCTTTCGGTGGAGCAGATTCATTACATGCCCTACCAGTCGAGGGAAAACCAGATCGAGGCCATAATCAACTCCATGACGCCTGCCGAGGCGCCCCAGCATGCTTTTTCGGAAATCATCGGCCAAAGCCCTGCCATCAGGGGAGCGATAAACCTGGCCAGGCAGGTGGCTTCAACGGACTCCGCCGTTATGCTGAAGGGAGAAAGCGGCACGGGAAAAGAATTGTTTGCCAAGGCTATTCACCAGGCCAGCAAAAGGCGGGAAAAGGTTTTTGTGCCAATCAACTGCGCGGCCATTCCGGAAAACCTCCTGGAGAGTGAGCTTTTTGGCTATATGGAAGGAGCTTTTACCGGCGCGAAAAAGGGGGGACGTGTCGGGCTTTTCCAGTTTGCCAGCGGTGGAACCATCTTTTTGGATGAAATTTCCGAGCTGTCCATGCGCCTGCAGGTGAAACTTTTAAGGGTGCTGCAGGAAAGCAGGATCAGACCGGTGGGAGCCAATGAGGAGATAGCGGTTGACTGCCGCGTGATCGCGGCGACGAACCGGAACATTGAAGAAATGGTGCAAAAAGGCCTCTTCAGGGACGACCTTTATTACCGGCTGAACGTGATCCCCATTCAGATCCCTCCGCTTCGCCAGAGGAAGGAAGATATCAGGCTGCTGGCCGAGAATCACCTGGCCAAGTACCGCCAAAGGTCCGGGTTGGAGAAAAAACTAAGCCCGGAGGCGCTGGAAAAGCTAATTGATTATAACTGGCCCGGCAATGTGCGGGAACTTGAGAATGTCCTGGAAAGGGCGCTCCACTTGTCAGGCGGCAGGAGCATTACGGCGCGGGACGTCATTTTTGACAGCACGGTTGAAAGCGTTATCCAAAGCAGGGACTGGGAACCTGAGAGGGAGCATTTGAAATCCGCAGCGGCCCGTGCCGAAAGAGAACTTATTTTGAGCGTCTTGAAATCCCAGGGAGGGAGCATGCGGCGAGCCGCCAAGGTCCTGGGCGTTTCTCACACCACGGTGGCCAACAAGGTAAGGAAATATGGCATTGTAATATAG
- the ald gene encoding alanine dehydrogenase produces the protein MIIGVPKEIKNNENRVGITPAGVKALINAGHKVLIEKNAGVGSGISDDDYAGAGAIILENARDIYMEAEMIIKVKEPLPPEYNLFKEGQVLYAYLHLAPEPELTRALMEKRVVAIAYETVQFPNGQLPLLTPMSEVAGRMSVQIGAHFLEKLYGGSGVLLGGVPGVEPGYVVIIGGGIVGTNAARMAAGMGAQVAIIEKNPDRLIYLDDLFMGRVKTIMSNAYNIEKEVAKADLLIGAVLVPGARAPRLVTESMVKQMKPGAVIVDVAIDQGGSIETIDRVTTHSDPVYLKHGVLHYSVANMPGAVARTSTFALTNVTIPYAVEIASKGWKKAAQENSALAKGVNVACGRITYQAVAEAHNLEYTPLSQVI, from the coding sequence ATGATCATAGGTGTGCCCAAAGAAATAAAAAACAATGAAAACAGGGTGGGCATTACGCCGGCAGGCGTAAAGGCCTTGATAAATGCCGGCCACAAGGTTTTAATCGAAAAGAATGCCGGGGTCGGCAGCGGCATATCTGATGACGACTACGCCGGGGCCGGAGCGATTATTCTGGAAAACGCCCGGGACATTTATATGGAGGCGGAAATGATAATAAAGGTAAAGGAACCGCTTCCTCCTGAGTACAACCTCTTTAAAGAAGGCCAGGTCCTTTATGCCTACCTTCATCTTGCTCCCGAGCCGGAGCTGACCAGAGCGCTCATGGAAAAGAGAGTGGTGGCGATTGCTTATGAAACCGTCCAGTTTCCCAACGGTCAGCTGCCCCTTTTGACGCCTATGAGCGAAGTGGCGGGAAGGATGTCGGTCCAGATAGGAGCCCATTTTTTAGAAAAGCTGTATGGCGGAAGCGGTGTGCTTTTAGGCGGCGTCCCCGGAGTGGAACCGGGATATGTCGTAATCATCGGGGGCGGCATTGTGGGGACAAACGCAGCCAGAATGGCTGCGGGTATGGGGGCCCAGGTTGCCATCATCGAAAAAAACCCCGACCGTCTGATTTATCTTGATGATTTATTTATGGGCCGGGTGAAGACGATCATGTCCAATGCTTACAACATTGAAAAAGAGGTGGCTAAAGCCGACCTGTTGATTGGAGCGGTGCTTGTTCCGGGGGCCAGGGCGCCGAGGCTGGTAACCGAATCCATGGTAAAGCAAATGAAGCCGGGGGCGGTTATTGTGGACGTGGCCATTGACCAGGGTGGGTCCATTGAGACCATTGACCGCGTGACCACTCACAGCGACCCCGTTTACCTGAAACACGGCGTGCTGCATTACTCTGTGGCCAACATGCCGGGAGCGGTAGCCAGGACATCGACCTTTGCGCTGACCAATGTCACCATACCATATGCCGTGGAGATAGCCAGCAAGGGCTGGAAGAAGGCTGCCCAGGAAAACTCCGCCCTGGCTAAAGGAGTGAACGTGGCCTGCGGCCGGATTACTTACCAGGCGGTGGCCGAGGCTCACAACCTGGAGTACACGCCGCTTTCCCAGGTTATTTAA
- a CDS encoding D-serine ammonia-lyase gives MKTTAGKTSEQWYLKEIAAAREVFWLNPRLQKGISDRSLRLNARDVQDAERRLLRFAPYMAKAFPETKNAGGIIESSLVPVPKMQEEIERLYGQEIIGRLYVKCDSHLPVAGSIKARGGIYAVLKIAEDLAVNNKMLKKTDDYSVLDSDAFKRFFSLHTIVVGSTGNLGLSVGIAGARLGFKVIVHMSSEAKEWKKELLRTQGVVVVEHDADYTRAVEEGRKQSQKDPRSFFIDDENSPDLFLGYSVAAGRLARQLAELKITVDDEHPLFVYLPCGVGGGPGGVTFGLKLLFEDNVHCFFAEPTHSPAMLIGLLTGLHDAVSVYDFGLDNITEADGLAVARASGFVSKMMECMLSGVYTVEDSRLYLLLKTLADSERIFLEPSALAGFYGPARLFSSPAGREYLERHNLKGRMANAVHLAWATGGGMVPREVMDRFYEKGEGGNIRYQAK, from the coding sequence TTGAAAACGACGGCAGGTAAAACAAGCGAGCAGTGGTATCTGAAGGAAATAGCCGCCGCCCGTGAGGTTTTTTGGTTGAACCCGCGGCTTCAAAAAGGCATTTCCGATCGCAGCTTGAGATTAAACGCAAGGGATGTTCAGGATGCAGAAAGAAGGCTGCTCAGGTTTGCGCCGTACATGGCAAAAGCGTTCCCGGAGACGAAAAACGCGGGAGGTATAATTGAATCTTCCCTTGTTCCGGTTCCTAAAATGCAAGAAGAGATTGAACGCCTTTATGGACAAGAGATTATCGGTAGGTTGTATGTAAAGTGCGACAGCCATCTTCCCGTTGCCGGTTCTATAAAAGCAAGGGGCGGAATTTATGCGGTATTAAAAATCGCCGAAGATTTGGCTGTGAATAATAAAATGTTGAAAAAAACAGATGACTATTCCGTCTTGGACAGCGATGCTTTCAAAAGATTTTTTTCGCTTCACACGATTGTCGTTGGGTCGACCGGAAACCTGGGGCTCAGTGTGGGCATAGCAGGAGCCCGGTTAGGGTTTAAGGTGATCGTTCACATGTCCTCAGAGGCGAAAGAATGGAAAAAGGAACTGTTAAGGACCCAAGGCGTAGTTGTCGTGGAGCATGATGCAGACTACACCAGGGCCGTAGAAGAGGGCAGAAAACAGTCGCAAAAGGACCCACGCAGCTTTTTCATTGATGATGAAAACTCTCCGGACCTTTTCTTGGGGTATTCCGTTGCCGCGGGCAGGTTAGCGCGACAACTGGCTGAATTAAAGATCACTGTCGATGATGAACACCCGCTGTTTGTTTATCTTCCCTGCGGCGTCGGGGGAGGACCGGGAGGCGTGACCTTCGGCCTGAAACTTTTGTTTGAAGACAATGTTCACTGCTTTTTTGCAGAGCCGACCCATTCCCCGGCCATGTTGATAGGGCTGCTTACGGGTTTGCATGATGCTGTATCGGTGTACGACTTTGGCCTCGACAACATTACCGAGGCGGACGGCCTGGCCGTGGCAAGGGCGTCGGGATTCGTGAGCAAGATGATGGAATGCATGCTCAGCGGTGTATACACGGTGGAAGACAGCCGGCTTTATTTATTGTTGAAAACCCTGGCTGATTCAGAACGAATTTTTTTGGAGCCATCTGCACTGGCCGGGTTTTATGGTCCTGCCAGGTTGTTTTCCAGCCCAGCGGGGCGTGAATACCTGGAGCGGCATAATCTCAAAGGCCGTATGGCGAACGCCGTTCACCTTGCCTGGGCGACAGGGGGCGGCATGGTGCCGCGAGAGGTCATGGACCGCTTTTATGAAAAAGGGGAAGGAGGGAATATACGTTATCAAGCAAAATAA
- a CDS encoding sodium:alanine symporter family protein: MEAIASFVGKVNSLVWGPYMLVLLVGTGLFLTIRLNFYSFRYLPYALKLAFSKHQDEKSQGDINHFQALMTALAATIGTGNIAGVATAVCLGGPGAVFWMWVTALVGMATKYSEAILAVKYRIVDERGEMAGGPMYFLERGLNMKWLGVLFALFGALAGFGIGNMVQSNSVAAAIETTFKVPPIVSGLVLAILTALVILGGIKSIGRVTSALVPIMAVFYILGGLVIICMYITSLPAAIVFILKAAFSGAGPVAGGFAGATVAQAIRFGVARGVFSNEAGLGSAPIAAAAAKTDHPARQALVSMTGTFLDTIVVCSITGLVLAITGMWEQANPQSLTGAALTTAAFSKGLPGSWGGIIVSIGIILFAYSTILGWAYYGEKCAEYLLGVKAVLPYRWLWVIFCALGSVAKLSFVWDLADTLNGLMAVPNLIGLLLLSGVVVSETKDFFQTIYAKEKGQKAV; the protein is encoded by the coding sequence ATGGAAGCGATCGCAAGCTTTGTTGGAAAGGTAAACTCACTGGTCTGGGGACCATACATGCTGGTTCTCCTGGTAGGAACAGGGTTGTTTTTAACCATCAGGCTTAATTTTTATTCATTCAGGTATCTTCCTTATGCTTTGAAACTGGCTTTCAGCAAACACCAGGACGAAAAATCGCAGGGTGACATCAACCATTTCCAGGCGCTGATGACCGCGCTGGCTGCGACAATAGGGACCGGCAACATCGCCGGGGTGGCTACGGCGGTGTGCCTGGGAGGACCGGGCGCCGTGTTCTGGATGTGGGTAACAGCCCTGGTCGGCATGGCTACCAAGTATTCTGAGGCCATCCTTGCCGTAAAATACCGTATTGTTGACGAAAGAGGAGAGATGGCGGGGGGTCCCATGTATTTCCTGGAGCGGGGACTCAACATGAAATGGCTGGGGGTTCTTTTTGCCCTGTTTGGCGCGCTGGCGGGCTTTGGCATCGGAAACATGGTCCAGTCCAATTCCGTGGCTGCAGCTATCGAAACCACCTTTAAGGTTCCGCCCATCGTCTCCGGCCTTGTCCTGGCCATTTTAACAGCCCTGGTCATTCTCGGGGGCATCAAGAGCATCGGCCGTGTAACCTCGGCGCTAGTTCCAATTATGGCGGTCTTTTATATTCTCGGTGGCCTGGTTATTATCTGCATGTACATTACAAGCCTCCCGGCGGCCATCGTTTTTATCCTGAAAGCCGCATTTTCCGGCGCGGGACCGGTAGCCGGCGGGTTTGCCGGAGCTACCGTGGCCCAGGCTATCCGCTTTGGTGTGGCCAGAGGCGTTTTCTCCAACGAGGCCGGGTTAGGAAGCGCTCCTATCGCCGCCGCTGCCGCCAAGACGGACCACCCCGCCCGCCAGGCGCTGGTCTCGATGACCGGCACTTTCCTGGACACGATTGTCGTTTGCTCCATCACCGGCTTGGTGTTGGCCATTACCGGAATGTGGGAACAGGCCAACCCGCAAAGTCTCACCGGAGCGGCTCTTACCACCGCCGCTTTCAGCAAGGGGCTGCCGGGGTCATGGGGCGGTATTATCGTCTCGATAGGCATTATTCTCTTTGCTTACTCCACTATTTTAGGGTGGGCCTATTATGGCGAAAAATGCGCCGAGTATTTGCTTGGTGTAAAAGCGGTGCTGCCCTACCGCTGGCTGTGGGTCATCTTCTGCGCCCTGGGCTCCGTTGCCAAGCTCTCCTTTGTTTGGGACCTTGCCGACACCTTGAACGGGCTGATGGCCGTGCCTAACCTGATCGGTTTGCTCCTGCTAAGCGGCGTGGTTGTATCGGAAACAAAGGACTTTTTCCAAACAATCTACGCCAAGGAGAAGGGACAAAAAGCGGTTTGA
- a CDS encoding arginine decarboxylase, pyruvoyl-dependent, with amino-acid sequence MLPLPTVYKLAAASSEGESPLTAFDRALLKAGIGNVNLVRISSILPPGAVYRPDMEIPPGSMAPTAYGHIISEKPGQVISAAAGVGIAEDGFGVIMEHSGFITKDEAEQDVRRMIEEAFRVRGLELKEIRVAATTHRVDKVACALAAVILWY; translated from the coding sequence ATGTTACCGTTACCGACTGTTTACAAGCTGGCGGCGGCAAGCAGCGAGGGAGAAAGCCCCCTGACTGCTTTTGACCGGGCGCTCCTGAAGGCGGGAATTGGCAATGTCAATCTTGTCCGCATCAGCAGCATCTTGCCGCCTGGAGCAGTCTACAGGCCGGACATGGAGATACCGCCTGGTTCTATGGCGCCGACGGCTTACGGGCATATCATTTCCGAAAAGCCCGGCCAGGTCATTTCGGCGGCGGCAGGAGTCGGGATAGCTGAAGATGGTTTCGGAGTGATTATGGAACACTCCGGATTCATCACCAAAGATGAAGCCGAACAGGATGTGCGACGCATGATAGAGGAGGCTTTCCGGGTGAGGGGCCTGGAACTGAAAGAAATCAGGGTGGCAGCGACCACGCACCGGGTGGATAAAGTCGCCTGCGCATTAGCGGCGGTAATACTCTGGTACTAG
- the speE gene encoding polyamine aminopropyltransferase — protein sequence MKNDLWATEKQTEDLVISFRIKKILHEEQTNYQLLSVVDTYAYGRMLFLDNCVMTSVKDEFVYHEMISLVALNTHPNPENVLVIGGGDGGTVREVIRHTKVKKVTLVEIDPRVIEISRQYFPEIAVALKDDNEDVKIIVDDGIKFVRENKNKYDVILIDSTDPVGPAEGLFSAEFYKDVYEALKEDGIMVAQSESPFLGQDLIKRINNYLKDVFPIVRLYLANIPTYPTGLWSFTLASKRYDPLDVNPQDIRAARTRYYNKEMHFACFVLPNFVAEIFETPGE from the coding sequence ATGAAGAATGATTTGTGGGCTACGGAGAAACAAACGGAGGATCTTGTTATTTCTTTTCGGATTAAAAAGATACTGCATGAAGAGCAAACAAACTACCAGCTGCTGTCGGTTGTCGACACCTATGCTTATGGACGCATGCTGTTTTTAGACAACTGCGTTATGACCAGCGTGAAAGATGAATTTGTTTACCACGAGATGATCAGCCTGGTGGCGCTGAATACTCACCCTAATCCGGAGAACGTTCTCGTCATCGGGGGCGGCGACGGGGGAACGGTCCGTGAGGTTATCAGGCATACCAAGGTAAAAAAGGTTACACTGGTGGAGATTGACCCCAGGGTTATCGAAATCTCGCGCCAATATTTCCCGGAAATAGCGGTCGCCTTGAAAGATGATAATGAAGATGTCAAAATAATCGTCGATGACGGGATAAAATTTGTCAGGGAGAATAAAAACAAATATGATGTAATTCTGATTGATTCAACAGACCCGGTCGGACCGGCAGAGGGCTTGTTCAGCGCTGAGTTTTATAAAGATGTTTATGAAGCGCTTAAAGAGGACGGAATTATGGTGGCCCAGAGTGAATCGCCTTTTTTAGGCCAGGACCTGATTAAACGTATCAATAATTATCTAAAAGATGTTTTTCCCATTGTCAGGCTCTATTTGGCCAATATACCCACCTATCCCACCGGGCTGTGGAGTTTTACCCTGGCCTCAAAGCGCTATGACCCGCTGGACGTCAACCCACAGGACATTCGCGCCGCCAGGACCCGCTATTATAACAAGGAGATGCATTTTGCATGTTTTGTTCTTCCCAACTTTGTGGCCGAAATATTCGAAACGCCGGGGGAATAA
- the speB gene encoding agmatinase, with product MDRFFFQLTGFMGASHDYKQANAVLAGVPMDYTASHRPGSRAAPQEIRTISYALEEYSPYQDRNLLELDFYDAGDLMLPFGNVAESLRRVEEAAGHFYADKKFPLFIGGDHLVTYPLVKACLAKYPDLAVLHFDAHADLRASYEGEKNSHATVMHRVVNLLGPGRVYQFGVRSGTKEEFAFAGNNTVLFFDEIFPGLNRTVEALKDRPVYLTLDIDVLDPAFAPGTGTPEPGGCDSREILSAIRTAGALNVVGMDLVEILPAADQNGITAVLGAKIVREALLAFSGRRKE from the coding sequence TTGGATAGATTTTTTTTCCAATTGACGGGGTTCATGGGCGCTTCTCATGACTATAAACAGGCGAACGCCGTACTGGCGGGTGTTCCCATGGATTATACCGCAAGTCATCGCCCCGGTTCGCGCGCCGCACCCCAGGAAATAAGGACAATTTCTTACGCCTTGGAAGAATACAGCCCGTACCAGGACAGGAACCTGCTTGAACTGGATTTCTATGATGCTGGCGATTTGATGCTGCCATTTGGCAATGTTGCCGAGAGTTTAAGACGCGTTGAAGAGGCTGCTGGTCATTTCTATGCGGATAAGAAGTTTCCGCTGTTTATCGGGGGCGATCATCTTGTCACTTATCCGCTGGTCAAAGCCTGCCTGGCAAAATACCCGGACCTGGCAGTGCTGCATTTCGACGCCCATGCCGATCTGCGGGCCAGTTATGAAGGGGAAAAAAATTCACATGCCACAGTAATGCACAGGGTGGTAAATCTCCTGGGTCCAGGGCGGGTTTATCAGTTTGGCGTTCGCTCCGGCACGAAGGAAGAGTTCGCTTTCGCCGGCAATAACACGGTTCTTTTTTTCGACGAAATCTTCCCAGGTTTGAACAGGACCGTGGAAGCGCTTAAAGACAGGCCAGTATATCTTACATTGGATATTGATGTGCTTGACCCGGCTTTTGCTCCGGGTACTGGAACGCCGGAACCTGGCGGTTGTGATTCGCGGGAAATACTCTCGGCGATCAGGACGGCGGGGGCTTTGAATGTTGTGGGTATGGACCTGGTGGAGATTTTGCCGGCGGCAGATCAGAACGGGATTACTGCGGTTTTAGGCGCGAAAATTGTCCGGGAGGCTTTACTGGCTTTTTCAGGACGAAGAAAAGAGTAA